A window from Trinickia violacea encodes these proteins:
- a CDS encoding aromatic ring-hydroxylating oxygenase subunit alpha, whose product MSNLSNALQLKAISSQLPVTAYFDPALLTREIETLFKQGPRYVGHELMAPEAGSYFALPSESEGRVLVRNQQSQVELLSNVCRHRQAIMLNGRGQTENIVCPLHRWTYDLNGNLLGAPHFADNPCLNLGATPLQNWQGLLFEAQGRNVAEDLARLGTKHHFDFSGFLFDHVEVHECNYNWKTFIEVYLEDYHVVPFHPGLGSFVSCDDLKWEFGDWYSVQTVGVHNKLAKPGSPTYRKWHDEVLRFRGGEPPEFGAIWMVYYPGLMIEWYPHVLVVSWLIPRSPTQTTNVVEFYYPEEIALFEREFVEAERAAYMETAREDDEIGERMDAGRLALMNRGESQVGPYQSPMEDGMQHFHEFLRRELGPI is encoded by the coding sequence ATGTCCAATCTGAGCAATGCTTTGCAGCTGAAGGCTATCTCCAGCCAGCTGCCAGTCACAGCTTATTTTGACCCAGCGCTTCTTACGCGCGAAATCGAAACACTTTTCAAGCAAGGTCCTCGTTACGTCGGGCACGAGTTGATGGCCCCCGAAGCGGGGAGTTATTTTGCGCTGCCGAGCGAAAGCGAAGGGCGCGTGCTCGTGCGCAACCAGCAGTCGCAAGTCGAGCTGCTGTCCAACGTGTGCCGCCACCGGCAAGCCATCATGCTCAACGGCCGCGGCCAGACGGAGAACATCGTCTGTCCGCTCCATCGCTGGACGTACGACCTGAACGGCAACCTGCTCGGCGCGCCGCACTTCGCCGACAACCCGTGCCTGAACCTCGGCGCCACGCCGTTGCAGAACTGGCAGGGCCTGTTGTTCGAAGCCCAGGGCCGCAACGTCGCGGAAGATCTCGCACGCCTCGGCACGAAGCATCACTTCGACTTTTCGGGCTTCCTGTTCGATCACGTCGAAGTGCACGAGTGCAACTACAACTGGAAGACCTTCATCGAGGTCTATCTGGAGGACTACCACGTCGTGCCGTTCCACCCGGGCCTCGGCAGCTTCGTGTCGTGCGACGACCTCAAGTGGGAATTCGGCGACTGGTACAGCGTCCAGACGGTCGGCGTACACAACAAGCTCGCGAAACCGGGCAGCCCCACGTACCGCAAGTGGCACGACGAAGTGTTGCGCTTCCGCGGCGGCGAGCCGCCTGAATTCGGCGCGATCTGGATGGTGTACTACCCCGGTCTCATGATCGAGTGGTATCCGCACGTGCTGGTCGTGTCGTGGCTGATTCCGCGCAGCCCGACTCAGACGACGAACGTCGTCGAGTTCTACTACCCCGAGGAAATCGCGTTGTTCGAGCGCGAGTTCGTCGAAGCCGAGCGTGCCGCCTACATGGAAACCGCCCGCGAAGACGACGAAATCGGCGAACGCATGGACGCCGGACGTCTCGCCCTGATGAACCGCGGCGAGTCGCAGGTCGGGCCGTACCAGAGCCCGATGGAAGACGGCATGCAGCACTTCCACGAGTTCCTGCGGCGCGAACTCGGGCCGATCTGA